A genomic window from Silene latifolia isolate original U9 population chromosome 11, ASM4854445v1, whole genome shotgun sequence includes:
- the LOC141611098 gene encoding V-type proton ATPase subunit G 1-like, producing MEGSRNQNGIQLLLAAEQEAQHIVNAAKNAKMARLRQAKEEAEREIAEFRAQVEADFQRRLAESSGDSGANVKRLEQETDAKIEQLKAQASSISPEIVQMLLKYVTTVNN from the exons ATGGAAGGAAGCAGAAATCAAAATGGAATCCAGCTTTTGCTAGCTGCCGAACAAGAAGCCCAGCACATTGTTAATGCTGCAAAAAACG CCAAGATGGCTAGACTAAGGCAGGCCAAGGAAGAGGCTGAGAGGGAGATTGCTGAATTCCGTGCTCAGGTGGAAGCCGATTTCCAGAGAAGACTTGCAGAG AGTAGCGGAGACTCAGGCGCAAATGTGAAGCGTCTGGAACAAGAGACGGATGCCAAAATCGAACAGCTGAAGGCCCAGGCTTCCAGCATATCACCTGAAATTGTACAGATGCTGCTCAAGTACGTCACAACCGTGAATAACTGA
- the LOC141612927 gene encoding uncharacterized protein LOC141612927, translating into MDQNVQIIARKAWHILKVAYFLLRKNISKRKLLLLELKYLAMKRPKLTHHHHHRDNAYEFSCSNTPCHFNKRAHKSHARSKIYRDEEREFQAVNRVLDMMLNVSNNNNNNPRNEDVEGSLFTCSPVLPGFGFGRSPMVRELRVTDSPYLVQNYEDGEMCNYHVDEAAEEFIKKFYDQLQQQRITEA; encoded by the coding sequence ATGGATCAAAATGTACAAATAATTGCAAGAAAAGCATGGCACATACTAAAAGTAGCCTATTTCttactaaggaaaaacattagCAAAAGAAAGTTACTCCTCCTAGAGCTCAAATACTTAGCCATGAAACGTCCAAAactcacccaccaccaccaccaccgcgaCAACGCGTACGAGTTTAGTTGTAGCAACACTCCATGTCACTTTAACAAAAGGGCACACAAAAGCCATGCACGTAGTAAAATATATCGCGATGAGGAGCGTGAGTTTCAAGCCGTTAATAGGGTATTAGACATGATGTTGAATgtgagtaataataataataataatcctcgGAATGAAGATGTTGAGGGTTCGTTATTTACGTGTTCACCCGTTTTACCCGGGTTTGGGTTTGGCCGGAGTCCCATGGTTAGGGAGCTTAGGGTTACGGACTCACCTTACTTAGTACAAAATTATGAAGATGGTGAAATGTGTAATTATCATGTTGATGAAGCTGCTGAGGAGTTTATTAAGAAGTTTTACGATCAACTTCAACAACAAAGAATTACGGAGGCGTAA